From a region of the Pseudoxanthomonas sp. X-1 genome:
- a CDS encoding ATP-binding protein: MDRRNAPMLQIVLLLFATLPMLAWGYRAFFVDIPWRQGEQASMLLSIGTSLVALSGMVLIRRGRFRWAARQLLMVFAVSLCVSYWTAGFGAQRFEQPVLAVFMAIAALVVGRSALWAMFLSICLAFALGVKADLPNADVDIGDGLISAAIFLLIAIVLDRTSASLRSSLLEATRRAEDLEAARARLEQEVEQRRLVEDRLVHAQKVQAVARLASGLNHDFSHLLMLVLGYTRQGQQASDIGEARQALAGVESAARRANAVSQKLLVFSRQGERFVQTIDLSNVVEELHPLLKQSLQPGVGLRLDLTPGLFIEADASEIELVLLNLVSNANDATRQGDLVELTTRRSGEGRVLLTCRDTGVGLSEDARQHLFDSFFTTKPEGQGAGLGLAMIYDVMERQGGRVWAESAPGMGATFSLEFKASGDAPASAGVEKPAAVPGG; the protein is encoded by the coding sequence GTGGACAGGCGCAACGCGCCGATGCTGCAGATCGTGCTGCTGCTCTTCGCGACGCTGCCGATGCTGGCCTGGGGCTATCGCGCGTTCTTCGTGGATATCCCCTGGCGGCAGGGCGAGCAGGCCAGCATGCTGCTGAGCATCGGCACGAGCCTGGTGGCGCTGAGCGGCATGGTGCTGATCCGCCGGGGACGGTTCCGCTGGGCGGCAAGACAGCTGCTGATGGTCTTCGCCGTGTCGCTGTGCGTGTCCTACTGGACGGCAGGTTTCGGCGCGCAGCGTTTCGAGCAGCCGGTCCTGGCGGTCTTCATGGCGATCGCGGCGCTGGTGGTGGGCCGTTCCGCGCTGTGGGCCATGTTCCTGAGCATCTGCCTGGCGTTCGCGCTCGGCGTCAAGGCCGATCTGCCCAATGCGGACGTGGACATCGGCGACGGCCTGATCTCCGCAGCGATCTTCCTGCTCATCGCCATCGTGCTGGACCGCACGAGCGCTTCGCTTCGAAGCAGCCTGCTGGAAGCGACCCGCCGCGCGGAAGACCTGGAAGCGGCGCGGGCGCGCCTGGAGCAGGAAGTGGAGCAGCGGCGCCTCGTCGAGGACCGGTTGGTCCACGCGCAGAAAGTGCAGGCGGTGGCCAGGCTCGCCAGCGGCCTCAATCACGACTTCAGCCATCTGCTGATGCTGGTCCTCGGGTATACCCGGCAGGGCCAGCAGGCCAGCGACATCGGCGAGGCCCGGCAGGCCCTGGCCGGAGTCGAGTCCGCCGCCAGGCGCGCGAACGCCGTCAGCCAGAAGCTGCTGGTCTTCAGTCGCCAGGGCGAGCGCTTCGTCCAGACCATCGATCTGTCCAACGTCGTCGAAGAGCTCCATCCCCTTCTCAAACAGAGCCTGCAGCCTGGCGTCGGCCTGCGCCTGGACCTCACGCCCGGGCTGTTCATCGAGGCCGATGCCTCCGAGATCGAACTCGTGCTGCTCAACCTGGTGAGCAACGCGAACGACGCCACCCGGCAGGGCGACCTGGTCGAACTGACCACCCGCAGGAGCGGCGAGGGCAGGGTGCTCCTGACCTGCCGCGACACCGGCGTCGGCCTGTCGGAGGACGCCAGGCAGCATCTGTTCGACAGCTTCTTCACCACCAAGCCGGAAGGCCAGGGCGCGGGCCTGGGGCTGGCGATGATCTACGACGTGATGGAGCGCCAGGGCGGACGGGTCTGGGCCGAAAGCGCCCCGGGCATGGGCGCGACGTTCTCCCTGGAGTTCAAGGCGTCCGGCGACGCGCCTGCTTCCGCCGGCGTGGAAAAGCCCGCGGCGGTGCCCGGCGGCTGA
- a CDS encoding RNA pyrophosphohydrolase yields the protein MIDPDGYRPNVGIVLMHPEGKVFWARRVRRDGWQFPQGGMNTDETPVEAMYRELREETGLLPEHVEILGATPGWLRYRLPPRAVRRNERHVCIGQKQVWFLLRLVGEERHVRLDLTDAPEFDHWRWVDFWYPMEHVVMFKRGVYARALGHLAPMARVVAGAQAVPQQRLERRPGEGQARNSQRPRARAGRRREGSGPATPAN from the coding sequence GTGATCGATCCGGACGGTTACCGACCCAACGTTGGCATCGTGCTCATGCATCCGGAAGGCAAGGTCTTCTGGGCGCGTCGCGTGCGCCGGGACGGCTGGCAGTTCCCGCAGGGCGGGATGAACACCGACGAGACGCCGGTGGAGGCCATGTACCGCGAGCTGCGCGAGGAAACCGGGCTGCTGCCCGAACACGTCGAGATCCTCGGCGCCACGCCGGGCTGGCTGCGCTACCGCCTGCCGCCGCGCGCGGTGCGCCGCAACGAGCGCCATGTCTGCATCGGCCAGAAGCAGGTCTGGTTCCTGCTGCGGCTGGTCGGCGAGGAGCGCCACGTGCGCCTGGACCTGACCGACGCCCCCGAGTTCGACCACTGGCGCTGGGTCGACTTCTGGTACCCGATGGAGCACGTGGTGATGTTCAAGCGCGGCGTGTACGCGCGCGCGCTGGGCCACCTGGCGCCGATGGCGCGGGTCGTGGCCGGCGCGCAGGCCGTGCCGCAGCAGCGCCTGGAGCGGCGCCCGGGCGAGGGCCAGGCGCGCAACTCGCAGCGTCCCCGCGCGCGGGCGGGGCGTCGCCGCGAGGGTTCAGGTCCGGCCACGCCGGCAAATTGA
- a CDS encoding bacterioferritin-associated ferredoxin, translating into MYVCICNGVTDHQIREAAANGCRTVSELTMRTGAGSTCGSCLDMAADLLAEHHAALDFPLPLLGTALANAA; encoded by the coding sequence GTGTACGTCTGCATCTGCAACGGGGTCACCGACCACCAGATCCGCGAAGCCGCCGCCAACGGCTGCAGGACCGTGTCCGAGTTGACCATGCGCACCGGCGCCGGCAGCACCTGCGGCAGCTGCCTGGACATGGCCGCCGATCTGCTCGCCGAACATCACGCCGCGCTGGACTTCCCGCTGCCGCTGCTGGGCACCGCGCTGGCCAACGCGGCGTAG
- the bfr gene encoding bacterioferritin, with protein MKGDAKVIEFLNKVLYNELTAINQYFLHAKMLKHWGLKELAEYEYKASIDEMKHADKLADRILFLEGLPNFQALGKLRVGENPREMLQCDLALETEALPLLREGVAYCETVGDYVSRQLLVDILDSEEEHVDWLETQLDLIVRIGEPNYLLTKLDD; from the coding sequence ATGAAGGGCGACGCCAAGGTCATCGAGTTCCTCAACAAGGTGCTCTACAACGAGCTGACCGCGATCAACCAGTACTTCCTGCACGCCAAGATGCTCAAGCACTGGGGGCTGAAGGAACTGGCCGAGTACGAGTACAAGGCCTCCATCGACGAGATGAAGCATGCGGACAAGCTGGCCGACCGCATCCTGTTCCTCGAAGGACTGCCGAACTTCCAGGCCCTGGGCAAGCTGCGCGTGGGCGAGAACCCGCGCGAGATGCTGCAGTGCGACCTGGCGCTGGAGACCGAGGCGCTGCCGCTGCTGCGCGAGGGCGTGGCTTACTGCGAAACCGTGGGCGACTACGTCAGCCGCCAGCTGCTGGTGGACATCCTCGACTCGGAGGAAGAGCACGTGGACTGGCTGGAAACCCAGCTGGACCTGATCGTGCGGATCGGCGAGCCCAACTACCTGTTGACCAAGCTCGACGACTGA
- a CDS encoding hybrid sensor histidine kinase/response regulator, which yields MSWLAAAAAALLLVSLWLDLSMVPGPWLLVAFSSGIAALLATVATLVLLHAVAHHAEAADARAAIAESERQLAQREVERLGRVEGELIKAKQAAESAVLAKGEFLATMSHEIRTPLNGIVPMLELLSRSALAPDQRQLLLTATSSSQTLLRIVDDILDYSKLEANKLELENTAFNLREVLEQVMQLMQRPAENRGLRLGLQLDPTVRLSVRGDPLRLRQVLTNLIGNAIKFTERGSVTLVARRLGETGAQHLLRFEVRDTGIGIDAEGQARLFSPFSQADASTTRLFGGTGLGLAICKRIVGLMGGRIAVVSEPGRGSTFWFEIPLLKALGDLSAPARPEQARVLLVSADGRLRSRLSGLVPQWNTSLQCVETVQEALERLRSSTAGFNSVVADLTPSMRSSARALHRVVGRLAQDTGTQLVWLYGDEPVPEDLRAGATSLPRLAHESDLRAVLATVSRPPVPATTGPSQVEQPLPLPEPEAAADATAAPPAAAPDADALPLAPDGRRVLLVEDNPVNLAVAEKMLESLGFRADHAQNGVMALERMERTRYPLVLMDCQMPLLDGYTATRRWREREAERGQPRVPIVAMTANAMAGDRQRCLDAGMDDYLSKPVSRALLEECLQRWLPPVGDASPADETPPAPVAQPTPVARPAASTASAATAPAVAPEALPRPPPSAAPAGAPALGAPVVLDSALLDELTEFTGPDTARIIQVFLEDAPRLIAELEAASTAPDLEAMRAAAHSLKSSSANLGAMALSAAAKRVELGAREARLERPAVAVALVIAEFARARVALQDYLARLESAPAAAQSSSLVNR from the coding sequence ATGTCCTGGCTGGCCGCGGCGGCGGCCGCGCTGTTGCTGGTCTCGCTGTGGCTGGACCTGTCGATGGTCCCCGGGCCGTGGCTGCTGGTGGCCTTCTCCTCGGGCATCGCGGCCCTGCTGGCGACGGTGGCCACGCTCGTCCTGCTGCACGCGGTCGCGCACCATGCCGAGGCCGCCGACGCACGCGCGGCCATCGCCGAATCCGAACGCCAGCTGGCCCAGCGCGAGGTCGAGCGCCTGGGCCGCGTCGAGGGCGAGCTGATCAAGGCCAAGCAGGCGGCCGAATCGGCGGTGCTGGCCAAGGGCGAGTTCCTGGCCACCATGAGCCATGAGATCCGCACCCCGCTCAACGGCATCGTGCCGATGCTCGAGCTGCTCTCGCGCTCGGCCCTGGCGCCGGATCAGCGCCAATTGCTGCTGACCGCCACCTCGTCCTCGCAGACGCTGCTGCGCATCGTCGACGACATCCTGGACTACTCCAAGCTGGAGGCGAACAAGCTCGAGCTGGAGAACACCGCCTTCAACCTGCGCGAGGTGCTCGAGCAGGTCATGCAGCTGATGCAGCGCCCGGCCGAGAACCGCGGCCTGCGCCTGGGCCTGCAGCTGGACCCGACGGTGCGCCTGTCGGTACGCGGCGACCCACTGCGCCTGCGCCAGGTGCTGACCAACCTGATCGGCAACGCCATCAAGTTCACCGAGCGCGGCTCGGTGACCCTGGTGGCCCGACGCCTGGGCGAGACCGGCGCCCAGCACCTGCTGCGCTTCGAGGTGCGCGATACCGGCATCGGCATCGACGCCGAAGGCCAGGCGCGGCTGTTCAGCCCCTTCAGCCAGGCCGACGCCTCGACCACCCGACTGTTCGGCGGCACCGGCCTGGGCTTGGCCATCTGCAAGCGCATCGTCGGCCTGATGGGCGGGCGCATCGCGGTGGTGTCCGAACCCGGGCGCGGCTCGACCTTCTGGTTCGAGATCCCGCTGCTCAAGGCGCTGGGCGACCTGTCCGCGCCGGCCCGCCCGGAGCAGGCGCGCGTGCTGCTGGTCAGTGCCGACGGACGGCTGCGCTCGCGCCTGTCCGGCCTGGTGCCGCAGTGGAATACTTCGCTGCAGTGCGTGGAGACCGTGCAGGAGGCGCTGGAACGCCTGCGCTCCAGCACCGCCGGCTTCAACAGCGTGGTCGCCGACCTGACCCCGAGCATGCGCAGCAGCGCGCGCGCCCTGCACCGCGTGGTCGGCCGCCTCGCGCAGGACACCGGCACCCAGTTGGTCTGGCTGTACGGCGACGAGCCGGTGCCCGAAGACCTGCGCGCCGGCGCCACTTCGCTGCCGCGCCTGGCCCATGAGTCGGACCTGCGCGCGGTGCTGGCCACCGTTTCCAGGCCGCCGGTCCCGGCGACGACCGGGCCGAGCCAGGTCGAGCAGCCGCTGCCGCTGCCAGAACCGGAGGCCGCGGCCGACGCCACGGCAGCGCCGCCCGCGGCCGCGCCCGATGCTGACGCCTTGCCGCTCGCCCCGGACGGGCGACGCGTGCTGCTGGTCGAGGACAACCCGGTCAACCTGGCGGTGGCCGAGAAGATGCTCGAATCGCTGGGCTTCCGCGCCGACCACGCCCAGAACGGCGTGATGGCCCTGGAGCGGATGGAGCGCACCCGCTACCCGCTGGTGTTGATGGACTGCCAGATGCCGCTGCTGGACGGCTATACCGCCACCCGCCGCTGGCGCGAGCGCGAGGCCGAGCGCGGCCAGCCGCGCGTGCCGATCGTGGCCATGACCGCCAACGCCATGGCCGGCGACCGTCAACGCTGCCTGGATGCGGGCATGGACGATTACCTGTCCAAGCCGGTCTCGCGCGCCCTGCTGGAGGAGTGCCTGCAGCGCTGGCTGCCGCCGGTGGGCGACGCCTCCCCTGCGGACGAGACCCCGCCCGCCCCTGTCGCACAGCCAACCCCTGTCGCACGGCCCGCCGCTTCCACTGCTTCCGCCGCTACGGCTCCCGCCGTGGCGCCCGAGGCACTGCCGCGCCCGCCGCCTTCCGCCGCGCCCGCCGGCGCACCGGCGCTCGGCGCTCCGGTGGTGTTGGACAGCGCGCTGCTGGACGAACTGACCGAGTTCACCGGCCCCGATACCGCGCGCATCATCCAGGTCTTCCTGGAGGACGCCCCACGCCTGATCGCCGAGCTGGAGGCCGCCTCGACCGCGCCCGACCTGGAGGCCATGCGCGCGGCGGCGCACTCGCTCAAGTCCTCCAGCGCCAACCTCGGCGCGATGGCGCTGTCGGCCGCGGCCAAGCGCGTCGAACTGGGCGCGCGCGAGGCGCGCCTGGAGCGCCCGGCGGTGGCCGTGGCCCTGGTGATCGCCGAGTTCGCCCGCGCGCGCGTGGCGCTGCAGGACTATCTGGCGCGCCTGGAAAGCGCGCCGGCCGCGGCTCAGTCGTCGAGCTTGGTCAACAGGTAG
- a CDS encoding EAL domain-containing protein — protein MPAPPSPTSSPSSSPRPLVRAEMPPPHYWRRWTDDVPALSASAEGDPDDGAGAGLPGAPGAPPAAGAAGGEGGPAESPYRVLIVEDDRPQALFAQSVLHGAGMLAEVEMDADKVIDSIQRFVPDLLLMDLHMPGQDGMSLTVAIRERPEYLDLPIVFLTGDPDPERQYDALDSGADDFLTKPIRPRHLIAAVSNRIRRMRQRLPVQVLASAAPEINQTPLDVNPETGLHTRAYVQQQLTSALEEHADGGLFFIEIAGALGLRDRYGYAAFEQLMSQAARQLSGFAAPHPLARLNDNSFLAVARGLPREGLEGFARSLHDQLAKVSLPVRANETIQLRAIIGYSELALGFADRDAALEAVEHAAVAARSQPGHVAAHVPAPSASEQARASLADTTLELLFQPIVSVAGGDQAQFQVLMRLRQADGTLLPAAQVVPAAELSGDIVDLDRQIITRALDLIAKRKVEGAELRLFVSQSPLTLSRAGAADWLIGEIRRRGIEPSALVVDLRLSDALIHTVALRDFSQAPMQAGVQFCLSQFEPGTDAEALLSLLPLSYLRVSSRFAGAHKDAALRGQLRATIDLAHRQNLLVIGQQIEDPQAAAAMWMGGVDFIQGNLVQGVGQDLGFDFHNAVL, from the coding sequence ATGCCCGCACCGCCGTCCCCCACGTCTTCGCCCTCGTCTTCGCCGCGCCCGCTGGTGCGCGCCGAGATGCCGCCGCCGCACTACTGGCGGCGCTGGACCGACGACGTGCCGGCCCTGTCGGCCAGCGCCGAAGGCGACCCGGATGACGGCGCCGGCGCCGGCCTGCCGGGGGCCCCGGGAGCGCCGCCCGCCGCGGGCGCGGCAGGCGGCGAAGGCGGCCCGGCCGAATCGCCTTACCGTGTGCTGATCGTCGAGGACGACCGCCCCCAGGCCCTGTTCGCCCAGAGCGTGCTGCACGGCGCGGGCATGCTGGCCGAAGTGGAGATGGACGCCGACAAGGTCATCGACAGCATCCAGCGCTTCGTACCGGACCTGCTGCTGATGGACCTGCACATGCCCGGCCAGGACGGCATGTCGCTGACCGTGGCCATTCGCGAACGGCCCGAGTACCTGGACCTGCCGATCGTGTTCCTCACCGGTGATCCCGATCCGGAGCGCCAGTACGACGCCCTGGACAGCGGCGCCGACGACTTCCTGACCAAACCGATCCGCCCGCGTCACCTGATCGCCGCGGTGTCCAACCGTATCCGCCGCATGCGCCAGCGCCTGCCGGTGCAGGTGCTGGCCAGCGCCGCGCCCGAGATCAACCAGACGCCGCTGGACGTCAATCCCGAAACCGGCCTGCACACCCGCGCCTACGTCCAGCAGCAGCTGACCTCGGCGCTGGAGGAGCACGCCGACGGCGGCCTGTTCTTCATCGAGATCGCCGGCGCCCTGGGCCTGCGCGACCGCTATGGCTACGCCGCCTTCGAGCAGCTGATGTCGCAGGCCGCGCGCCAGCTCTCCGGCTTCGCCGCGCCGCATCCGCTGGCGCGCCTGAACGACAACAGCTTCCTGGCCGTGGCCCGCGGCCTGCCGCGCGAGGGGCTGGAGGGCTTCGCCCGCTCGCTGCACGACCAGCTGGCCAAGGTATCGCTGCCCGTGCGCGCCAACGAGACCATCCAGCTGCGCGCGATCATCGGCTACTCCGAGCTGGCCCTGGGCTTCGCCGACCGCGATGCGGCCCTGGAGGCGGTCGAACACGCCGCCGTGGCCGCGCGCAGCCAGCCCGGCCACGTCGCCGCGCACGTGCCGGCGCCGTCGGCCAGTGAACAGGCCCGCGCCTCGCTGGCCGATACCACGCTGGAGCTGCTGTTCCAGCCGATCGTGTCGGTGGCCGGCGGCGACCAGGCCCAGTTCCAGGTGCTCATGCGCCTGCGCCAGGCCGACGGCACGCTGCTGCCGGCCGCCCAGGTCGTGCCGGCGGCCGAGCTGTCCGGCGACATCGTCGACCTGGACCGCCAGATCATCACCCGCGCGCTGGACCTGATCGCCAAGCGCAAGGTCGAGGGCGCCGAGCTGCGCCTGTTCGTGTCGCAGTCGCCGCTGACCCTGAGCCGCGCCGGCGCGGCCGACTGGCTGATCGGCGAGATCCGCCGCCGCGGGATCGAGCCGTCCGCGCTGGTGGTGGACCTGCGGCTGTCCGACGCGCTGATCCACACCGTGGCCCTGCGCGATTTCTCCCAGGCGCCGATGCAGGCCGGCGTCCAGTTCTGCCTCAGCCAGTTCGAACCGGGCACCGATGCCGAGGCGCTGCTGTCGCTGCTGCCGCTCAGCTACCTGCGCGTGTCCAGCCGCTTCGCCGGCGCGCACAAGGACGCCGCGCTGCGCGGCCAGCTGCGCGCCACCATCGACCTGGCGCATCGCCAGAACCTGCTGGTGATCGGCCAGCAGATCGAGGACCCGCAGGCCGCCGCGGCCATGTGGATGGGGGGCGTCGACTTCATCCAGGGCAACCTGGTGCAGGGCGTCGGCCAGGACCTGGGCTTCGACTTCCATAACGCGGTGCTGTAG
- a CDS encoding DUF4126 domain-containing protein, which translates to MTEAHLFVIGILLAWMAGIRAYLTVFGIGLAGLLGWVELPPALQATQSWWVLGTSGALALAEFFADKIPGVDSVWDLLQTLARVPAGAFLAAATLSPDGHLGTGALAAGAGVALTSHLLKAGSRALLNTSPEPVSNWTASLAEDVVVTGGLALALAHPWLALSVAVVLSVTIAVVLGWIARAVWRRLRPRQTPPAASRP; encoded by the coding sequence ATGACCGAAGCGCATCTGTTCGTGATCGGGATCCTGCTGGCGTGGATGGCCGGCATCCGCGCCTACCTGACGGTATTCGGCATCGGCCTGGCCGGGCTGCTGGGCTGGGTCGAACTGCCGCCGGCGCTGCAGGCCACGCAGTCGTGGTGGGTGCTGGGCACCTCCGGCGCGCTGGCGCTGGCCGAGTTCTTCGCCGACAAGATCCCCGGCGTGGATTCGGTCTGGGACCTGCTGCAGACCCTGGCGCGGGTGCCGGCCGGCGCCTTCCTGGCGGCGGCCACGCTCTCGCCCGACGGCCACCTGGGCACCGGCGCGCTGGCGGCCGGCGCCGGCGTGGCGTTGACCAGCCACCTGCTCAAGGCCGGCTCGCGCGCGCTGCTCAACACCTCGCCCGAACCGGTCAGCAACTGGACCGCCTCGCTCGCCGAGGACGTGGTGGTCACCGGCGGCCTGGCCCTGGCGCTGGCCCATCCCTGGCTGGCGCTGTCGGTGGCGGTGGTGCTGAGCGTGACCATCGCGGTGGTGCTGGGCTGGATCGCACGCGCGGTGTGGCGGCGGCTGCGGCCCCGGCAGACACCTCCGGCCGCATCGCGTCCGTAA
- a CDS encoding DUF6776 family protein, with translation MHSSAPQYRIVRGRPARRLPAPVLLALGWLASLALVAVAALWLARPAGVDQLRQRAAGAEAALRQSSREAAELRRRVVVLEQSDRISRAANLDLQDTLAQRETQINDLRSDLAFYARLAGPTAQRTDLTVFSSKFTAQGDGAFGYRIVLTQTLDRDAISTGQMRLAVEGVRAGRHETLDWAQLHAGGETAPQAFSFRYFQELSGRIVLPAGFTPQRVRVSLQAPERAPVERAFDWSPARG, from the coding sequence ATGCATTCCAGCGCGCCGCAGTACCGCATCGTCCGGGGCCGGCCGGCTCGTCGCCTGCCGGCGCCGGTCCTGCTGGCGCTGGGGTGGTTGGCCTCGCTGGCGCTGGTCGCCGTCGCCGCGCTCTGGCTGGCGCGTCCGGCCGGCGTGGACCAGCTGCGCCAGCGCGCGGCGGGCGCCGAGGCCGCGCTGCGCCAGTCCAGCCGCGAGGCCGCCGAGCTGCGCCGCCGCGTGGTGGTGCTGGAGCAGTCCGACCGCATCAGCCGCGCGGCCAACCTGGACCTGCAGGACACCCTGGCCCAGCGCGAGACCCAGATCAACGACCTGCGCAGCGACTTGGCCTTCTACGCGCGCTTGGCCGGGCCCACCGCCCAGCGCACCGACCTGACCGTGTTCTCCTCGAAGTTCACCGCCCAGGGCGATGGCGCGTTCGGCTACCGGATCGTGCTGACCCAGACCCTGGACCGCGACGCGATCAGCACCGGGCAGATGCGCCTGGCGGTGGAGGGCGTGCGCGCGGGCCGGCACGAGACGCTGGACTGGGCGCAGCTGCACGCCGGTGGCGAGACCGCGCCGCAGGCATTCTCCTTCCGCTACTTCCAGGAGTTGTCCGGGCGCATCGTGCTGCCGGCCGGCTTCACCCCGCAGCGCGTGCGCGTGAGCCTGCAGGCGCCCGAACGGGCGCCGGTCGAGCGCGCGTTCGACTGGTCGCCCGCCCGCGGCTGA
- a CDS encoding polymer-forming cytoskeletal protein produces the protein MLKKKSSWHDGQAVDTLIGAQVVLHGDLQFSGGLVVEGRIHGRVFAAPGQPATLTLSESGLIEGVVDVPVVIVNGRIEGDVRATERVELAPRAQVSGNIHYRVVEMRAGAVLVGQLMHLAEGEPAQATAPLPAQLDALPAAANA, from the coding sequence ATGTTGAAGAAGAAGAGCAGCTGGCACGACGGCCAGGCCGTCGACACCCTGATCGGCGCGCAGGTGGTGCTGCATGGCGACCTGCAGTTCAGCGGCGGACTGGTGGTCGAGGGCCGCATCCACGGCCGCGTCTTCGCCGCGCCCGGCCAGCCGGCCACGCTGACGCTGAGCGAGTCCGGCCTGATCGAAGGCGTGGTCGACGTGCCGGTGGTGATCGTCAATGGCCGCATCGAGGGCGATGTACGCGCGACCGAGCGGGTGGAACTGGCGCCCAGGGCACAGGTCAGCGGCAACATCCACTACAGGGTGGTGGAGATGCGCGCCGGCGCGGTGCTGGTGGGCCAGCTGATGCACCTGGCAGAGGGCGAGCCGGCGCAGGCCACAGCGCCCTTGCCGGCGCAGCTGGACGCGCTGCCGGCCGCAGCCAACGCGTAG
- a CDS encoding DUF6776 family protein, whose amino-acid sequence MSANDPSAGAPRPASEGPHLLPVSRGARLTVYGLLAVLVLALGFGAWGLWTVFGAGARQGPTSAQWHAAQVRVRELEQQVATLSRSDQISREANRDLQATLSDREEQIAGLRADVAFYERFVGATAQRRGLAVHELKLQPQTDQAWHFTATLTQNLNRGAVNRGRLQLSVEGTRGGKLETLDWGRLRQQSQADGMAYSFKYFQQIEGEIVLPPDFQPLRVTARLQPDNGERVDQSFTWAQAADAQDDAAQRPG is encoded by the coding sequence ATGTCCGCGAACGATCCGTCCGCCGGCGCGCCGCGTCCGGCGTCCGAAGGCCCGCATCTGCTGCCGGTGAGCCGGGGCGCGCGGCTGACGGTCTACGGGCTGCTGGCCGTGCTGGTGCTTGCGCTGGGCTTCGGCGCCTGGGGGCTTTGGACGGTGTTCGGCGCCGGCGCCCGGCAGGGGCCGACCTCGGCGCAATGGCATGCCGCACAGGTTCGCGTGCGTGAACTGGAGCAGCAGGTCGCCACGCTCTCGCGCTCGGACCAGATCAGCCGCGAGGCCAACCGCGACCTGCAGGCCACCCTCAGCGACCGCGAGGAGCAGATCGCCGGCCTGCGCGCGGACGTGGCGTTCTACGAGCGCTTCGTCGGCGCCACCGCGCAGCGGCGCGGGCTGGCGGTGCACGAGCTCAAGCTGCAGCCACAGACCGACCAGGCCTGGCACTTCACCGCCACGCTCACCCAGAACCTCAACCGTGGCGCGGTCAACCGCGGCCGCCTGCAGCTGAGCGTGGAGGGCACGCGCGGCGGCAAGCTGGAGACGCTGGACTGGGGCCGGCTGCGCCAGCAGAGCCAGGCCGACGGCATGGCGTATTCGTTCAAGTATTTCCAGCAGATCGAGGGCGAGATCGTGCTGCCGCCGGACTTCCAGCCGCTGCGCGTCACCGCGCGCCTGCAGCCGGACAACGGCGAGCGCGTGGACCAGTCCTTCACCTGGGCGCAGGCCGCCGACGCGCAGGACGATGCGGCCCAGCGCCCGGGTTGA
- the erpA gene encoding iron-sulfur cluster insertion protein ErpA: protein MSTLVSLPNATPAPDYQSLERPLNFTHAAAAKVRELIAEEGNADLALRVYIEGGGCSGFQYGFEFDENRAEDDVAVRTDEVTLLVDPLSLQYLMGAEVDYTESLTGAQFVIRNPNAKTTCGCGSSFSM from the coding sequence ATGAGCACGCTCGTTTCCCTGCCCAACGCGACCCCGGCGCCGGATTACCAGTCGCTGGAGCGGCCGCTCAACTTCACCCACGCCGCCGCGGCCAAGGTGCGCGAGCTGATCGCCGAGGAAGGCAACGCCGACCTGGCGCTGCGCGTCTACATCGAGGGCGGCGGCTGCTCGGGCTTCCAGTACGGCTTCGAGTTCGACGAGAACCGCGCCGAGGACGACGTGGCCGTGCGCACCGACGAGGTCACCCTGCTGGTCGATCCGCTCAGCCTGCAGTATCTGATGGGCGCCGAGGTGGACTACACCGAGAGCCTGACCGGCGCGCAGTTCGTGATCCGCAACCCCAACGCCAAGACCACCTGCGGCTGCGGCAGCAGCTTCAGCATGTGA